A region of Rhodamnia argentea isolate NSW1041297 chromosome 9, ASM2092103v1, whole genome shotgun sequence DNA encodes the following proteins:
- the LOC115753020 gene encoding purine permease 21-like, translating into MGELAHHHPQELQLHMADDQEAKEENSPHPRSIIPNSQATITPKSKNFRWWIRVVFYSLFVLSGQSVATLLGTLYYNKGGNSKWLATLVQLSGFPILFLLYIVPTTKKPSDPNNTDIQTDAQAQSQSQSPSLKRLALVYLGLGTIVSLDCYLFSLGLLYLPVSTYSLICSSQLAFNALFSFFLNAQKFTPYTTNSLVLLTISSTLLVFQSNSDGPKGISRGKYALGFVCTIAASAGYGLLLSLDQLCFRRVMRHHTLRVVLNMIVYPSLVANVIIVVGLFGSGEWKHLSREMDGYELGKESYVMTLVGTAIAWQVFSIGTIGLIIDMSSLFSNSISVVGLPIVPIFAVVFFGEKMDGVKVMAMVLAIWGFVSYAYQYYLDDAKLKAQRRSIGGDRVSVKSAQNAPIARTGE; encoded by the exons ATGGGAGAACTAGCTCATCACCATCCCCAGGAACTGCAACTCCACATGGCGG ATGATCAAGAAGCGAAAGAAGAGAACTCACCCCACCCTAGAAGCATCATCCCCAATAGTCAAGCAACAATAACCCCTAAATCTAAGAACTTCAGGTGGTGGATTAGAGTGGTATTTTACTCGCTCTTTGTGCTCTCTGGTCAATCCGTGGCCACACTTCTTGGGACGCTCTACTACAATAAAGGAGGCAACAGCAAGTGGCTTGCCACGCTTGTACAGCTTTCAGGCTTCCcaatccttttccttctctataTTGTACCCACAACCAAAAAACCAAGTGACCCTAATAACACCGACATCCAAACAGATGCACAAGCTCAATCCCAATCACAATCACCCTCTCTCAAGAGACTTGCCCTTGTATACCTTGGCCTAGGTACAATTGTGTCCCTAGATTGCTATTTGTTCTCACTTGGCCTCTTATACCTCCCTGTCTCCACCTATTCCCTCATTTGCTCATCTCAATTGGCCTTCAATgccctcttctctttcttcctaaatgcccaaaagttcaccccCTACACCACCAACTCCCTAGTCCTCCTCACAATCTCCTCAACCCTGCTTGTGTTCCAATCAAATTCAGATGGCCCCAAGGGGATCTCTAGAGGGAAATATGCTCTTGGGTTTGTGTGCACCATTGCAGCATCGGCTGGTTATGGGCTTCTCCTATCCTTAGACCAACTTTGCTTCAGGAGGGTTATGAGGCATCACACGCTTAGAGTAGTTTTAAACATGATTGTGTACCCATCTTTGGTGGCCAATGTGATTATTGTGGTGGGGTTGTTTGGGAGTGGTGAGTGGAAGCATTTGAGTAGAGAGATGGATGGGTATGAGCTTGGTAAAGAAAGTTATGTGATGACCTTGGTCGGGACAGCAATTGCTTGGCAAGTGTTCTCTATCGGCACAATCGGATTGATAATCGACATGTCGTCTTTGTTCTCGAACTCCATTAGCGTGGTGGGGTTGCCGATTGTGCCCATTTTCGCAGTCGTGTTCTTTGGGGAGAAGATGGATGGGGTCAAGGTCATGGCTATGGTATTGGCCATTTGGGGGTTCGTCTCTTATGCGTACCAATATTATTTGGATGATGCCAAGTTGAAGGCTCAAAGGAGGAGTATTGGTGGGGATAGGGTTAGTGTGAAATCGGCACAAAATGCGCCAATTGCAAG